The following are encoded in a window of Peromyscus maniculatus bairdii isolate BWxNUB_F1_BW_parent chromosome X, HU_Pman_BW_mat_3.1, whole genome shotgun sequence genomic DNA:
- the Rtl4 gene encoding retrotransposon Gag-like protein 4: MEKCTESPPTLKAGPSFLRRDNLILQPQMQHPTDDNPTLRGQVVPVPDTPVMSLPYSGDHLPQFHDESTSVTGFLARVTTYLTALKISNPADDARVKHFFDYLSQQMQSCDIVSESNQSNLLKQYENFVLELQQSCGEPMKQEIIPPINVKVDSRDNSQQDATTFEGFAQNLSDSETSQNDQFQKGQADPTHEEEITDIMGNLPDLITQCIQLDKNYKGRPELLQSESQVPIFASTTKHQSFFSPKGPLPKDEPKQFQGAQPPVTPAKRARQQETQLCLYCSQAGHFTRECLAKRSRTPARRKM, encoded by the coding sequence ATGGAGAAATGTACAGAATCCCCACCTACCTTAAAGGCAGGGCCTTCCTTTTTGAGAAGAGACAATCTGATTCTGCAGCCACAAATGCAGCATCCAACTGATGATAACCCCACTTTAAGAGGGCAAGTTGTACCTGTCCCAGATACTCCAGTGATGTCTCTACCCTACTCAGGTGACCATCTCCCTCAATTTCATGATGAGTCAACCAGTGTCACAGGGTTTCTTGCTCGTGTGACTACCTATTTGACAGCTCTCAAGATTTCCAATCCTGCAGATGATGCCCGAGTCAAGCATTTTTTTGACTACCTATCCCAGCAAATGCAAAGTTGTGACATTGTATCTGAGTCCAACCAGAGTAATCTATTGAAACAATATGAAAACTTTGTTCTTGAGTTACAGCAGTCATGTGGTGAACCCATGAAACAAGAAATTATCCCTCCTATCAATGTTAAGGTTGACAGTAGAGACAACTCTCAGCAGGATGCTACTACTTTTGAAGGGTTTGCTCAAAATCTGAGTGACAGTGAGACGAGTCAGAATGACCAGTTCCAAAAGGGACAAGCTGACCCCACCCATGAAGAAGAAATCACAGATATAATGGGCAATCTACCAGATTTGATCACTCAGTGCATTCAGCTGGACAAAAACTACAAAGGCAGGCCAGAACTCCTACAGTCAGAAAGTCAGGTTCCAATATTTGcttccacaaccaagcaccaatCCTTCTTCAGCCCCAAAGGTCCACTACCCAAGGATGAGCCCAAGCAATTTCAGGGAGCCCAACCGCCTGTCACCCCAGCCAAGAGAGCCCGCCAGCAAGAAACTCAGTTATGTCTCTACTGTAGCCAGGCTGGTCACTTTACAAGAGAATGCCTTGCTAAACGTTCTCGAACTCCAGCTAGGAGAAAAATGTAG